The Agromyces hippuratus genome has a window encoding:
- a CDS encoding FAD-dependent monooxygenase, protein MQFHHSGYVSGDPRVQPAAGVGIDRPAELPDEIDVLIVGSGPAGMLLAAQLSQYPDVVTRIVERRDGRLVLGQADGIQPRSVETFQLFGFAERITAEAYNIGYMNFWGPDPEAPQNIIRTSRTEDYGYKISEFPHLIVNQARVLDYFAEAAAHGPGRIAPDYGVEFTGLTVHEAGTPEAGDYPVEVRLRHVAGERAGEERTVRAKYVAGCDGARSAVREAIGRKHLGDISAHAWGVMDVVVNTDFPDWRTKCAINSVAGNILHIPREGGYLSRMYIDLGEVARDDNHEVRKTPIEAIIAKANDILHPYTLDVRDVAWFSVYEVGHRVTDHFDDRSSDDSDASPRVFLTGDACHTHSAKAGQGMNVSMQDGFNLGWKLGSVVSGLAPESLLSTYSAERQPVAQQLIDFDREWSSLMARKPEEISDPQELATFYLGTAEFPSGFMTQYGPSMITGDAEHQELATGFPIGKRFKSSQVSFVCDGNVVHLGHHAKADGRWRVYAFADAPGAGEASALTEWAEWMSSPDAPIARFTPDGADVDAVFDVKVIYQQPHEAIDITRAPEVFRPKTGPLGLMDWEKVFAAAPSFWCPTDIFEERGISRDGAVVVVRPDGYVAQVLPLSATAELGEFFAGQMLAR, encoded by the coding sequence GTGCAGTTCCACCACTCCGGTTACGTGTCCGGTGACCCGCGAGTGCAGCCCGCGGCAGGCGTCGGTATCGACCGTCCCGCGGAGCTGCCCGACGAGATCGACGTGCTGATCGTCGGATCGGGCCCGGCCGGCATGCTGCTCGCGGCGCAGCTCTCGCAGTACCCCGACGTCGTCACGCGCATCGTCGAGCGTCGTGACGGCCGCCTCGTGCTCGGCCAGGCCGACGGCATCCAGCCGCGCAGCGTCGAGACCTTCCAGCTGTTCGGCTTCGCCGAGCGCATCACCGCCGAGGCCTACAACATCGGCTACATGAACTTCTGGGGGCCCGACCCCGAGGCGCCGCAGAACATCATCCGCACGTCGCGCACCGAAGACTACGGCTACAAGATCAGCGAGTTCCCGCACCTGATCGTGAACCAGGCGCGCGTGCTCGACTACTTCGCCGAAGCCGCCGCCCACGGCCCAGGGCGCATCGCACCCGACTACGGCGTCGAGTTCACGGGACTCACCGTGCACGAGGCCGGCACCCCTGAGGCGGGCGACTACCCCGTCGAGGTGCGCCTGCGCCACGTCGCGGGCGAGCGCGCCGGCGAAGAGCGCACCGTGCGCGCCAAGTACGTCGCCGGGTGCGACGGCGCTCGCAGCGCCGTGCGCGAGGCCATCGGGCGCAAGCACCTCGGCGACATCTCGGCGCACGCCTGGGGCGTGATGGACGTGGTGGTCAACACCGACTTCCCGGATTGGCGCACCAAGTGCGCGATCAACTCGGTCGCGGGCAACATCCTGCACATCCCCCGCGAAGGCGGCTACCTCAGCCGCATGTACATCGACCTCGGCGAGGTCGCTCGAGACGACAACCACGAGGTGCGGAAGACGCCCATCGAGGCGATCATCGCGAAGGCCAACGACATCCTGCACCCGTACACGCTCGACGTGCGCGACGTCGCCTGGTTCAGCGTGTACGAGGTCGGGCACCGGGTCACCGACCACTTCGACGACCGTTCGAGTGATGATTCGGATGCCTCGCCCCGCGTGTTCCTCACCGGTGACGCGTGCCACACGCACAGCGCGAAAGCCGGCCAGGGCATGAACGTGTCGATGCAGGACGGCTTCAACCTCGGCTGGAAGCTCGGCTCGGTGGTGTCGGGGCTCGCGCCCGAGTCGCTGCTCTCGACCTACTCGGCCGAGCGGCAGCCCGTCGCCCAGCAGCTCATCGACTTCGACCGCGAGTGGTCGTCGCTCATGGCGCGCAAGCCCGAGGAGATCTCCGACCCGCAGGAGCTCGCGACCTTCTATCTCGGCACCGCCGAGTTCCCGTCGGGCTTCATGACGCAGTACGGGCCGTCGATGATCACGGGCGACGCCGAGCACCAGGAGCTCGCGACCGGATTCCCGATCGGCAAGCGCTTCAAGTCGTCGCAGGTGTCGTTCGTCTGCGACGGCAACGTCGTGCACCTCGGGCACCACGCCAAGGCGGACGGCCGTTGGCGCGTCTACGCCTTCGCCGACGCGCCCGGTGCGGGCGAGGCATCCGCTCTGACCGAGTGGGCTGAATGGATGTCGTCGCCCGACGCGCCGATCGCGCGGTTCACGCCGGACGGCGCCGACGTCGACGCCGTGTTCGACGTCAAGGTGATCTACCAGCAGCCGCATGAGGCGATCGACATCACCCGCGCCCCCGAGGTGTTCCGTCCGAAGACCGGGCCGCTCGGCCTGATGGACTGGGAGAAGGTCTTCGCCGCGGCACCGAGTTTCTGGTGCCCGACCGACATCTTCGAGGAGCGCGGCATCTCGCGCGACGGCGCGGTCGTCGTGGTGCGACCCGACGGGTACGTCGCGCAGGTGCTGCCGCTGTCGGCGACCGCCGAACTCGGCGAGTTCTTCGCGGGGCAGATGCTCGCGCGGTGA